One genomic window of Salvia miltiorrhiza cultivar Shanhuang (shh) chromosome 4, IMPLAD_Smil_shh, whole genome shotgun sequence includes the following:
- the LOC131019976 gene encoding 7-deoxyloganetic acid glucosyl transferase-like, whose product MEQKPPPHVMVFPLPLQGPLNAMLKLAELLCIGGIQITFLVTDHIHRHFNIQTHPAFLIRTISDGLPENHPREGGKYLEMFESLRTNTRPLFKELLLQSGAGGGSPISCVIADGVLGFTFDVANEVGIPIFDVRTLSAACLWLFYSLPKLITSRELPFIGDDLDEMVKSVPGMGRYLRRRDLPSFCRSGDLDDPSIRFYQTETIENPRACGLILNTFEELEAPILAEMHNVCPNIYAVGPLHAHLKAKLAAFPNSLWEEDRSCLTWLDSQPLKSVLYLSFGSLATLSRYQLMEFWHGLVNSGQRFLWVIRPDSVDWEGRIPVELSQGAAAKEKGYIVGWAPQVEVLAHPAVGGFLTHSGWNSTLESVYEGVPMICWPYFLDQQINSRLVGEEWKLGFDMKDTCDRNVIEETVRNLMQVRKEEFLRRADEMAKSAKASLSEGGSSYSHLDRLIQDIKTKSAQVGKFE is encoded by the exons ATGGAGCAGAAACCGCCGCCGCACGTAATGGTCTTCCCGCTGCCACTGCAGGGCCCCCTGAACGCCATGCTCAAACTGGCGGAGCTCCTCTGCATCGGAGGGATCCAAATAACCTTCTTAGTCACCGACCACATCCACCGCCACTTCAACATCCAAACCCACCCCGCTTTTTTAATCCGTACCATCTCAGACGGATTACCCGAAAACCACCCCCGCGAAGGCGGCAAATACTTGGAGATGTTCGAATCTTTGAGGACCAATACTAGACCTCTCTTCAAGGAATTGCTGCTTCAgagcggcgccggcggcggcTCCCCGATTTCATGCGTTATTGCAGATGGGGTGCTTGGGTTCACTTTCGATGTTGCTAATGAAGTCGGGATCCCCATTTTTGATGTCAGGACTCTCAGCGCAGCCTGCCTTTGGCTCTTCTACTCTCTTCCTAAGCTTATTACTTCTCGAGAGCTTCCTTTTATAG GAGACGATTTGGATGAAATGGTAAAGAGTGTCCCGGGCATGGGAAGGTATCTCCGGCGCCGAGACCTTCCAAGTTTTTGCCGCTCAGGCGACTTAGATGATCCGAGTATTAGATTTTATCAGACGGAAACCATAGAAAATCCCAGAGCCTGTGGTCTCATACTAAATACATTTGAGGAACTCGAAGCCCCAATTCTTGCTGAGATGCATAATGTCTGTCCCAATATTTATGCCGTTGGACCACTGCATGCACATCTCAAGGCCAAACTAGCTGCATTCCCCAATAGCTTATGGGAAGAAGATAGGTCCTGCTTGACATGGCTCGACTCTCAACCGCTCAAGTCCGTGCTCTATTTGAGCTTCGGGAGCCTGGCCACGCTTTCCAGATATCAACTGATGGAGTTCTGGCATGGTTTGGTGAACAGCGGTCAGAGATTCCTGTGGGTTATAAGACCGGACTCTGTGGACTGGGAGGGTCGGATTCCGGTGGAACTATCACAAGGTGCTGCTGCTAAAGAGAAGGGGTACATCGTGGGCTGGGCGCCTCAAGTGGAGGTGCTGGCTCATCCTGCTGTTGGCGGGTTCTTGACACACAGTGGATGGAACTCGACTTTAGAGAGCGTGTATGAAGGGGTGCCTATGATCTGCTGGCCTTATTTCCTCGACCAACAGATCAATAGCAGGTTGGTAGGGGAGGAATGGAAGCTTGgttttgacatgaaagataCTTGTGATAGGAATGTGATTGAGGAAACTGTGAGAAATCTCATGCAGGTAAGGAAAGAGGAGTTTTTAAGGAGAGCTGATGAAATGGCGAAATCAGCTAAAGCATCTCTGAGTGAAGGAGGATCTTCCTACTCTCACTTGGACCGTCTGATTCAAGACATCAAAACTAAGAGCGCCCAAGTTGGAAAATTCGAGTGA
- the LOC131023202 gene encoding 7-deoxyloganetic acid glucosyltransferase-like, with protein MSKCHVLIFPAPAQGHISSMLKLAELLCAVGSFRVTFLAPAYIHRRLSQHSDTTSRFSRRSFRFHPIPDGPQEDLRPGTFDVKEWLDSLQATAQPFLRELLASTTHDPPINCVICDGILSFVLQTAEEAAVPVLYMRTLSASAFWAYFCLPDLINSHELPFTNDDLESVT; from the exons ATGTCTAAATGTCACGTACTCATCTTCCCGGCCCCCGCACAGGGCCACATAAGCTCCATGCTGAAGCTCGCCGAACTCCTCTGCGCCGTCGGCAGCTTCCGCGTAACCTTCCTCGCCCCCGCCTACATCCACCGCCGCCTCTCCCAGCACTCCGACACCACATCGCGCTTCAGCCGGCGATCGTTCAGGTTCCACCCGATCCCCGACGGGCCACAAGAGGACCTCCGCCCCGGCACTTTCGACGTCAAGGAGTGGTTGGATTCACTGCAGGCGACGGCGCAGCCATTTCTCAGGGAGCTCCTGGCTTCCACCACTCACGACCCTCCCATTAATTGCGTGATATGCGATGGGATTCTGAGCTTCGTGCTTCAAACCGCCGAGGAAGCGGCTGTTCCCGTTCTCTATATGCGGACTTTGAGTGCATCTGCTTTCTGGGCTTACTTCTGCTTACCTGATCTCATCAACTCACATGAGCTCCCCTTTACTA ATGATGACTTGGAGTCAGTGACGTAG
- the LOC131019974 gene encoding 7-deoxyloganetic acid glucosyl transferase-like, with protein MDQTPAPARVVMFPLPLQGPVNSMLKLAELLCIGGLQITFLVTDDIHARLHRHSNIQTRFQSYPGFQIRSIPDGLPENHPRGAKFMELFESLRTKTKPLLKEFLQSGGGGPISCVIADAVLGFACDVADDVGIPIFHVRTISAACLWVFFSLPMLIQSGDLPFKGDDDLDVPIKSVPGMERYLRRRDLPSFCRSGDIADPHIEMYKMEATENPRASGLILNTFEELEAPILSKMRNVCPNIYTIGPLHAHLKAKLAATASSLPAFSNSLWEEDRSCVAWLNSQPPKSVLYVSFGSLATVTRDQLMEFWYGLVNSGQRFLWVMRPDSVDGKDWESRIPVELSQGTKERGYVVGWAPQEEVLAHPAVGGFLTHSGWNSTLESVYEGVPMICWPYFLDQQVNSRLVEEEWKLGLDMKDSCDRSVIEESVRNLMEVRKEEFLRRADEMAKSAKASLSEGGSSYSHLDRLIQDIKTKSAQVVRD; from the exons ATGGACCAAACACCGGCGCCGGCGCGCGTAGTGATGTTCCCTTTGCCTCTGCAGGGTCCCGTCAACTCCATGCTCAAACTGGCGGAGCTCCTCTGCATCGGAGGGCTCCAAATAACCTTCCTAGTGACCGATGATATCCACGCCCGCCTCCACCGCCACTCCAACATCCAAACCCGCTTCCAATCCTACCCAGGCTTCCAAATCCGCTCGATCCCAGACGGCTTGCCTGAAAACCACCCCCGCGGCGCCAAATTCATGGAGCTGTTCGAATCTTTGAGGACTAAGACTAAACCTTTGCTCAAGGAATTCCTgcagagcggcggcggcggccctATTTCATGCGTCATTGCGGATGCGGTGCTAGGGTTCGCTTGTGATGTGGCTGATGATGTCGGGATTCCTATTTTTCATGTCCGGACTATCAGCGCTGCTTGCCTTTGGGTCTTCTTTTCTCTTCCCATGCTTATTCAATCTGGAGACCTTCCTTTTAAAG GAGATGATGATTTGGATGTACCGATAAAGAGTGTGCCGGGCATGGAAAGGTATCTCAGGCGCCGAGACCTTCCGAGTTTCTGCCGCTCCGGCGACATAGCCGATCCGCATATTGAAATGTACAAGATGGAGGCCACTGAGAATCCCCGAGCCTCCGGCCTCATACTAAACACATTCGAGGAGCTCGAAGCCCCAATACTCTCCAAGATGCGCAACGTATGCCCAAATATCTACACCATTGGCCCACTACACGCACATCTCAAGGCCAAACTAGCCGCCACCGCGTCATCACTACCTGCATTCTCCAACAGCTTATGGGAAGAAGACAGGTCCTGCGTGGCGTGGCTCAACTCTCAGCCGCCCAAGTCCGTGCTCTACGTGAGCTTCGGGAGCCTGGCCACCGTAACCAGAGATCAATTAATGGAGTTTTGGTACGGTTTGGTGAACAGCGGTCAGAGATTCTTGTGGGTTATGAGGCCGGACTCTGTGGACGGGAAGGACTGGGAGAGTCGGATTCCAGTGGAACTATCACAAGGTACTAAAGAGAGGGGTTACGTCGTGGGCTGGGCGCCTCAAGAGGAGGTGCTGGCTCATCCTGCTGTTGGTGGGTTCTTGACGCACAGTGGATGGAACTCGACTCTAGAGAGCGTGTATGAAGGGGTGCCTATGATCTGCTGGCCTTATTTCCTCGACCAGCAGGTCAATAGCAGGCTGGTCGAGGAGGAATGGAAGCTTGGTTTGGACATGAAAGATTCTTGTGATAGGAGTGTGATTGAGGAAAGTGTGAGAAATCTCATGGAGGTAAGGAAAGAGGAGTTTCTAAGGAGAGCTGATGAAATGGCGAAATCAGCTAAAGCATCTCTGAGTGAAGGAGGATCTTCCTACTCTCACTTGGACCGTCTGATTCAAGACATCAAAACTAAGAGCGCTCAAGTTGTTCGGGACTGA
- the LOC131019975 gene encoding 7-deoxyloganetic acid glucosyltransferase-like: protein MVNLRGMEGVLRRRDLPSCCRSGLSSRTMQAIMHETLQTPRAKGLILNTFDHLEASTLHQIRTRIPNLYAVGPLHAHLRSRLNSSNTSSCSLWEEDKSCLTWLDQQPQESVVYVSFGSIVQLTREAQIEFWHGLVNSGKRFLWVMRPGSGGIPTEISRGIVVGWAPQEEVLAHPAVGGFLTHCGWNSTLESLVAGVPMICWPHFGDQHVNSRFVGDVWKIGRDMKDCCDRVTVEKMVRDVMEERSHEFLQRARDVAKSARQSVEEGGTSYADFDRLIEDIRRLANVESFV, encoded by the coding sequence ATGGTTAACCTAAGAGGAATGGAGGGCGTTCTCCGACGCCGCGATCTCCCCAGCTGCTGCCGCTCTGGATTGAGCTCCAGAACTATGCAAGCTATCATGCACGAGACTCTGCAAACTCCGCGAGCAAAAGGGCTCATACTCAACACATTCGATCACCTCGAAGCATCCACGCTCCACCAAATCCGAACCCGAATTCCGAATCTCTACGCCGTCGGGCCGCTGCACGCCCACCTGCGAAGCAGACTAAACAGTTCAAACACATCAAGCTGCAGTCTCTGGGAAGAAGACAAGAGCTGCTTGACATGGCTGGACCAACAGCCCCAAGAGTCGGTGGTCTACGTTAGTTTTGGCAGCATTGTGCAGTTGACGAGGGAGGCGCAGATAGAGTTCTGGCACGGCCTGGTCAACAGCGGCAAGCGCTTCTTGTGGGTCATGAGGCCGGGCTCCGGCGGGATCCCGACGGAAATCTCGAGGGGCATCGTTGTGGGGTGGGCCCCGCAGGAGGAGGTGCTGGCCCATCCGGCCGTAGGTGGATTCTTGACGCATTGTGGATGGAACTCGACTCTAGAGAGCTTGGTTGCTGGCGTGCCTATGATATGCTGGCCTCATTTCGGCGACCAGCACGTGAACAGCAGATTTGTGGGCGATGTTTGGAAGATCGGGCGCGATATGAAGGACTGTTGCGATAGGGTGACGGTGGAGAAGATGGTGAGGGACGTGATGGAGGAAAGAAGCCATGAATTTCTGCAGAGAGCGCGAGATGTGGCGAAATCAGCTCGACAAAGTGTCGAGGAAGGCGGGACGTCTTACGCCGACTTTGATCGTTTGATTGAAGATATTCGACGTTTAGCCAACGTAGAATCATTTGTGTAA